A region of Trachemys scripta elegans isolate TJP31775 chromosome 24, CAS_Tse_1.0, whole genome shotgun sequence DNA encodes the following proteins:
- the KMT2B gene encoding histone-lysine N-methyltransferase 2B isoform X1, producing the protein MVKALAELLQRSRPPLARTPLGASPTQATRTPPEQDPGPSEAMPPSPSSSSPSREQSHDPMVSHRPRGRPRGSFKKKPGAPQRGAKAPGTAPAPPRKSRGLASGASPSSRRKGPGRGRKKLPLLLKFVSKAKRLKSGRVALARAGLKPPVGRKRGSKRRKSSPPRRRDVLLGDSPTLPAPPPEQLPHEAPAEPASPTQARWKRRRRARRPARREVAVEERPASPLCPAQAEEESAAPASIAQSTRAQCLKRGRGRPPLTPSQRAERVAAAQREGAGMVGEEPPGHKATFLKNIRQFIMPVVSARSCRLIRPPRRFMDEPPRRVPQAKAPEMGGPPRGEPPVPQQVPGQEVGPGQPPRSPDEYPSPLSSPPPSPGLSPPASPLPTLLGKRRSILREPTFRWTSLSTSPPLPPEAGKSLFRLPPEEPHLFPPGPLLAPSPPARRPPLLRAPQFTPSEAHLKIYESLTVSAEEQEPVCLSEAGKDPPLSPVPRPEPPSPHYEPVMTRSGKRLLGRTNHLTLPLFGESPQHLPGPPDTELIKMEDVDVPGVVRKVAIRRVASLASHESEEEEGSGCEAEEQVAAAPTQEEAAPAAQPAQLSGMDKVYSLLTRAKVQLFKIDQQQLLRLAPPSPSVKSEETAEAVPGEAEPDLASTDRNETRKLGQESPVQGPRIKHVCRHAAVALGQSRAMVPEDVPRLSALPLREREEIAASPAAEETSSASESEGGRARRGKVEPVAVKAPPSTRRPATHHHHSGKKNRMTRCGKCKGCLKLQDCGACVNCLDKPKFGGPNTKKQCCVYRKCDKIEARKMERLSKKGRTVVKPVVARDSEDSQEEFPAPWELMLGATETAEQEALLQRKSARRCVKQRPSYDIFESTDDSDAEPRPGSTTPRRKPSRDSDLLPMEAEEQSRPRRTPLQPVVQLKARRRLEKDTLSSGSFPSFPNGWNGKQKSTDGVHRLRVDFKEDCDLENVWLMGGLSILTSVSVTAQLMCLLCASKGFHELVFCQVCCDPFHVFCLEEDEQPQREQEENWCCRRCKFCHVCGRKNKVSKPLLECERCRNCYHPACLGPNYPSKPIRKKRGWICSACIRCKSCGAAPGKNWDTEWSHDYSLCPPCSLLYDKGNYCPICSHCYEDNDYESKMMQCAKCEHWVHAKCEGLSDEDYEILSSLPESVVYTCRPCSGSDKAKWRDVLTSELRKGLRNVLQGMLASQHAEPLLQCAQCCPDDGVKVHRRPCNLRTVSKLFEQGHYSSVHGFSEDVVGILLQHLEEREGLEEEQGGPSVKALYIELMARSFSWFNAQDAKRWQRHSCLPNGMLPDAVLPPSSDHMYAQWRRPEEPSATENGQLAPGATGTSGKDQEVVLAKQGLGSGAEDKRQCALCLQYGDAPSKDAGRLLYIGQNEWTHVNCAIWSAEVFEENDGSLKNVHAAVVRGRQMRCEHCQRTGATVGCCLSACLSNYHFMCARLRRCTFQEDKKVFCQKHTDLLDGTEIVTEDGFDVLRRVYVDFEGISFKRKFMVGLEPDTVNMMIGSIKIDSLGLLTDLSECEGRLFPVGYQCTRLYWSTVDARRRCWYKCRILECRPQLSQKEPDLLGGLEENQTIVHSPATDSHLGDPHLLGAAPAMLAPDCHSPSRNPGPLPPPESATASVPRSLAGARIKVPNYSPTRRPLAGVSSRPLPSPGSTSSMAHHILTVGDPDFTPLRRPRRHSPLSPRPPPRRAPSPPRPARTRPPGPTSLRAGAAPPGSSPQHPPTSARPGPPTSPPALPPELAFDELNVSDLEFDDSLLDETFHEGGEGRGPCSSPGLPLAGPSDEDEEEEGAGGTGHYFRFPPTVVTRDLDMAPYPLDLPLPHIDQLDGVDDGEGEGRGANGKRVEPGVEQGSAGPAPPPEDLPSEIVDFVLKNLGEGKAPEPSVNGSEAGPAPEPARALGWVPGSPGVRVLGPEAPAPPKPGSKVILVNKLGQVFVKMQGGEEALAGGSLEGPGAPAKPGPALPPQPPASLGTVIFRAAAPLGMARSPVPTWTIRAPVLSMVPMVNVLQPSGAGGQLTLGPSALVTPSLGLTQPCLLQRLALNSGLLHLPVPPPQPHPHQFPNSAKRVSAVTGAPPKRPKLEEDEEPLPPASPAGAPDSQSRNGFAGPPQGPGPGRVRMKTPSVKSVLELVALKEQAELSDGGSTGSPSDPSLAPECSPRMPDPSLEPLPEPTWHRYTGELSSSDEDTLYCEDKENEAPPKSQPHLCFEISSEDGLSVQADSIDGAWKAVIEKVQEARANARLKHLSFAGMNGVRLLGMHHDAVTFLVEQLHGAKSCHKYKFRYHQHEEEEEPLPLNPNGCARAEVYVRKCTFDMFNFLASQHRTLPEGGTYDEEEDEVQLKSTRRATSLELPMAMRFRHLKRTSKEAVGVYRSAIHGRGLFCKRTIDAGEMVIEYSGIVIRSVLTDKREKYYDGKGIGCYMFRIDDFDVVDATMHGNAARFINHSCEPNCYSRVIHVEGQKHIVIFALRRIFRGEELTYDYKFPIEDAGSKLPCNCGAKRCRRFLN; encoded by the exons ATGGTCAAGGCCCTGGCCGAGCTGCTCCAGAGATCTAGGCCCCCACTGGCCAGGACCCCTCTGGGCGCCAGCCCCACCCAAGCCACCAGGACGCCTCCCGAGCAGGACCCAGGGCCctctgaggccatgcccccttccccatcctccaGCAGCCCCTCAAGGGAGCAGAGCCACGACCCCATGGTGTCCCACCGGCCGCGGGGCCGCCCCCGCGGCTCCTTCAAGAAGAAGCCGGGAGCCCCTCAGCGGGGTGCCAAGGCTCCCGGCACTGCCCCAGCGCCCCCCAGAAAGAGCCGGGGGCTGGCCTCAGGTGCCAGTCCGAGCTCCCGGAGGAAGGGCCCTGGGCGTGGGCGGAAGAAATTGCCCTTGCTGCTCAAGTTTGTCTCTAAAGCAAAACGGCTGAAGTCGGGGCGGGTGGCGTTGGCCCGTGCCGGGCTAAAGCCCCCCGTGGGCAGGAAGAGGGGCAGCAAgaggaggaagagcagcccaCCAAGGAGGAGGGATGTTTTGCTGGGGGactcccccactctccctgccccccctccagaGCAGCTGCCGCATGAGGCACCAGCTGAGCCGGCCTCTCCGACCCAAGCCCGGTGGAAGCGGCGGAGACGGGCGCGGCGGCCGGCCCGGCGCGAGGTCGCTGTGGAGGAGAGGCCGGCATCGCCCCTGTGTCCGGCCCAGGCAGAGGAGGAGTCAGCTGCCCCGGCCTCCATCGCCCAGTCCACACGGGCACAGTGTCTGAAACGGGGGCGGGGCCGCCCGCCCCTCACCCCCAGTCAGCGGGCCGAGCGGGTGGCAGCTGCCCAGCGGGAGGGGGCTGGCATGGTGGGTGAGGAGCCCCCTGGgcacaaagccaccttcctgaaGAACATCCGCCAGTTCATCATGCCCGTGGTGAGCGCCCGCTCCTGCCGCCTCATCCGTCCTCCCCGGCGCTTTATGGACGAGCCCCCCCGACGAGTCCCCCAGGCCAAGGCCCCTGAAATGGGGGGGCCACCCCGTGGGGAGCCCCCGGTCCCACAGCAAGTCCCTGGCCAGGAGGTGGGACCTGGCCAGCCCCCCCGCTCGCCTGACGAATACCCCTCTCCCCTCTCgtcaccccctccttcccctggcctTTCGCCCCCAgcttcccctcttcccaccctccttgGCAAGCGGCGCTCTATCCTGCGGGAGCCCACCTTCCGCTGGACCTCCCTCAGCACCTCGCCGCCTCTGCCCCCCGAGGCGGGCAAGTCCCTCTTCCGGCTGCCCCCTGAggagccccacctcttcccgcctggccccctccttgccccttccccgccAGCCAGGCGGCCCCCGCTGCTCCGGGCCCCTCAGTTCACCCCCAGCGAGGCCCACCTGAAGATCTACGAGTCGCTGACAGTGTCGGCCGAGGAGCAGGAGCCCGTGTGCCTCAGCGAGGCTGGGAAGGACCCCCCACTGTCCCCTGTGCCCCGGCCAgagcctccctctccccactacGAGCCCGTGATGACCCGCAGTGGCAAGCGGCTGCTGGGCCGAACCAACCACCTGACCTTGCCCCTCTTTGGGGagtccccccagcacctgcctggcCCCCCGGACACGGAGCTGATCAAGATGGAGGACGTGGATGTGCCAGGCGTGGTGCGTAAGGTGGCCATCCGCCGGGTGGCCTCGCTGGCGAGCCATGagtctgaggaggaggagggttctGGGTGCGAGGCCGAGGAGCAGGTTGCTGCAGCGCCCACCCAGGAGGAGGCAGCGCCGGCTGCACAGCCGGCCCAGCTGTCAGGCATGGACAAAGTTTACAGTCTGCTGACTCGTGCCAAGGTGCAGCTCTTCAAAATCgaccagcagcagctgctcagattGGCCCCG CCATCACCCAGCGTCAAATCGGAAGAGACTGCAGAGGCTGTGCCAGGGGAGGCTGAGCCAGACCTGGCCAGCACGGACAGGAACGAGACCAGGAAACTG GGCCAGGAGTCCCCAGTGCAGGGCCCCCGGATCAAGCATGTGTGCCGGCATGCGGCAGTGGCGCTGGGCCAGTCACGTGCCATGGTGCCAGAGGACGTGCCCCGCCTGAGCGCCCTACCCCTGCGCGAGCGGGAGGAGATCGCTGCCTCACCGGCCGCCGAGG AGACCTCCTCGGCCTCAGAGAGTGAGGGTGGGCGAGCACGACGGGGGAAGGTGGAGCCAGTGGCAGTGAAAGCCCCGCCCTCCACGCGCCGCCCTGCTACCCACCACCATCACTCAGGCAAGAAGAACCGCATGACCCGCTGCGGCAAGTGCAAGGGTTGTCTGAAGCTGCAGGACTGCGGGGCCTGTGTCAACTGCCTGGACAAGCCCAAGTTCGGGGGACCCAACACCAAGAAACAGTGCTGTGT GTACCGCAAGTGCGATAAGATTGAGGCGCGCAAGATGGAGCGGCTCTCCAAGAAAG GTCGCACGGTGGTGAAGCCGGTGGTAGCGCGGGACTCGGAGGACTCACAGGAGGAATTCCCGGCACCCTGGGAGCTGATGCTGGGTGCGACAGAGACAGCAGAGCAGGAGGCCCTGCTGCAGCGCAAGTCGGCCCGACGCTGTGTCAAGCAGAGACCCTCCTACGACATCTTTGAGTCCACAGACGACTCGGACGCCGAGCCCCGGCCCGGCTCCACCACACCCCGCAGGAAGCCCTCCCGCGACTCGG ACCTGCTCCCCATGGAggcagaggagcagagccgaCCGCGGAGAACGCCGCTGCAGCCCGTCGTACAGCTCAAGGCGAGGAGGCGGTTGGAGAAG gaTACACTCTCCTCCGGCtcattcccttccttccccaacGGCTGGAACGGGAAGCAGAAATCCACTGACGGCGTCCACCGGCTACGCGTTGACTTCAAG GAGGACTGTGACTTGGAGAATGTGTGGCTGATGGGGGGGCTCAGCATCCTGACCTCTGTGTCCGTCACTGCCCAGCTCATGTGCCTGCTCTGCGCCAGCAAGGGTTTCCACGAG ctggtgtTCTGCCAGGTTTGCTGCGACCCCTTCCACGTGTTCTGCCTGGAGGAGGACGAGCAGCCGCAGCGGGAGCAGGAGGAGAACTGGTGCTGTCGTCGCTGCAAATTCTGCCATGTGTGCGGGCGCAAGAACAAGGTCTCCAAG CCACTGCTGGAGTGCGAGCGCTGCCGCAACTGCTACCACCCAGCCTGCCTGGGCCCCAACTACCCCAGCAAGCCCATCCGCAAGAAGCGGGGCTGG ATCTGCTCTGCCTGCATCCGCTGCAAGAGCtgtggggctgccccagggaaGAACTGGGACACGGAGTGGTCCCACGATTACAGCCTctgccccccctgctccctgctctatGACAAAG gtaACTACTGCCCCATCTGCTCTCACTGCTACGAGGACAACGACTACGAGAGCAAGATGATGCAATGCGCTAAGTGCGAGCACTGGGTTCACGCCAAATGCGAGGGTCTATCAG ACGAGGACTACGAGATCTTGTCCAGCCTGCCAGAGAGCGTGGTCTACACCTGCCGGCCCTGCTCTGGCAGTGACAAGGCCAAGTGGCGGGATGTCCTCACCTCGGAGCTCCGCAAGGGGCTGCGCAACGTGCTGCAGGGGATGCTGGCCTCCCAGCACGCCGAGCCCCTGCTGCAGTGCGCCCAG TGCTGCCCGGACGATGGCGTGAAGGTGCACCGGCGGCCCTGCAACCTGCGCACCGTCAGCAAGCTCTTCGAACAGGGCCACTACAGCTCCGTG cacgggTTCAGCGAGGACGTGGTGGGCATCCTGCTGCAGCACCTGGAGGAGCGTGAGGGCCTCGAGGAGGAGCAGGGCGGTCCCTCTGTCAAGGCGCTCTACATTGAG CTCATGGCACGCTCGTTCAGCTGGTTCAATGCACAGGACGCCAAGCGctggcagcggcacagctgcctTCCCAA tggcatGCTGCCTGAcgccgtgctgcccccctcctccgACCACATGTATGCACAGTGGCGCCGGCCCGAGGAGCCCAGCGCCACCGAGAACGGCCAGCTGGCACCCGGAGCCACGGGCACCA gtgGGAAGGACCAGGAGGTGGTGCTGGCGAAGCAGGGGCTGGGCAGTGGCGCTGAGGACAAGCGTCAGTGCGCCCTGTGCCTCCAGTACGGGGACGCCCCCTCCAAG GATGCGGGACGGCTCCTGTACATCGGCCAGAACGAGTGGACCCACGTCAACTGCGCCATCTGGTCGGCTGAGGTCTTTGAGGAGAATGATGGGTCCCTGAAGAACGTGCATGCCGCTGTGGTGCGGGGGCGCCAGAtg CGTTGCGAGCACTGCCAGCGCACTGGCGCCACGGTGGGCTGCTGCCTGTCGGCCTGTCTCAGCAATTACCACTTCATGTGCGCTCGCCTGCGCCGCTGCACCTTCCAGGAGGACAAGAAAGTTTTCTGCCAGAAGCACACGGACCTGCTGGATGGGACG gaGATCGTCACCGAGGACGGGTTTGACGTGCTGCGTCGGGTCTACGTGGACTTCGAGGGCATCAGCTTCAAGAGGAAATTCATGGTTGGCCTTGAACCCGACACCGTCAACATGATGATTG GTTCCATCAAGATCGACAGTCTGGGGCTGCTGACGGACCTGTCAGAGTGCGAGGGACGTCTCTTCCCTGTCGGCTACCA gtGCACCCGGCTGTACTGGAGCACGGTAGATGCCCGGAGGCGCTGCTGGTACAAGTGCCGAATCCTGGAGTGCCGGCCCCAGCTGAGCCAgaaggagccagacctgctgggggGGCTGGAGGAGAACCAGACCATCGTGCACAGTCCTGCCACAG ACTCTCACCTCGGGGACCCGCACCTCCTGGGCGCAGCACCTGCCATGCTGGCACCAGATTGCCACTCACCTTCACGCAACCCAGGGCCCCTGCCTCCCCCTGAGTCAGCCACCGCCTCTGTGCCCCGCTCCCTGGCCGGAGCACGCATCAAAGTGCCCAACTACTCACCAACGCGCCGACCCCTGGCTGGGGTCTCCTCCCGGCCGCTGCCGTCACCCG GCAGCACATCGTCCATGGCCCACCACATCCTGACAGTGGGCGATCCGGACTTCACACCACTGCGCCGCCCCCGGCGCCACAGCCCTCTCTCACCGCGCCCGCCCCCCCGCcgggccccctcccccccacgccccgCCAGGACTCGGCCGCCGGGCCCCACCTCTCTCAGGGCAGGAGCCGCTCCCCCAGGGAGCAGCCCACAGCATCCCCCTACCTCAGCCAGGCCCGGCCCACCTACCTCCCCCCCGGCGCTGCCCCCCGAACTGGCCTTCGATGAGCTCAATGTCTCGGACCTGGAGTTCGACGACAGCCTGCTGGACGAGACCTTCCACGAGGGGGGCGAGGGGCGGGGGCCTTGCTCCTCGCCCGgcctgcccctggctggccccagcgacgaagatgaagaggaagaaggGGCCGGGGGCACTGGGCACTACTTTCGCTTCCCCCCCACCGTGGTCACACGGGACCTGGACATGGCGCCGTACCCACTGGACCTGCCGCTGCCCCACATCGACCAGCTGGATGGGGTGGACGATGGGGAGGGCGAGGGGCGGGGTGCCAATGGCAAGAGGGTGGAgccaggagtggagcaggggtcggctggccccgcccccccacccgaGGACCTGCCCTCGGAGATCGTGGACTTCGTGCTGAAGAACCTGGGCGAGGGCAAGGCCCCGGAGCCCAGCGTGAATGGCAGCGAGGCAGGCCCCGCGCCTGAGCCGGCCCGTGCCTTGGGCTGGGTGCCAGGCAGCCCGGGGGTCCGGGTGCTGGGCCCCGAGGCGCCTGCCCCCCCCAAGCCTGGCTCCAAGGTCATCCTGGTCAACAAGCTGGGGCAGGTGTTTGTCAAGatgcagggtggggaggaggcgcTGGCTGGGGGCAGCCTGGAGGGGCCGGGCGCCCCCGCCAAGCCAGGCCCGGCTCTGCCCCCGCAgcccccagccagcctgggcaCAGTGATCTTCCGCGCTGCAGCCCCGCTGGGCATGGCCAGGAGCCCAGTGCCCACCTGGACCATCCGAGCGCCAGTTCTCAGCATGGTGCCCATGGTGAATGTGCTGCAGCCATCAGGTGCTGGGGGGCAGCTCACCCTGGGCCCCTCGGCCCTGGTCACGCCCTCGCTGGGACtgacccagccctgcctgctgcagcGCTTGGCCCTCAACTCAGGTCTGCTCCACCTGCctgtccccccgccccagccgcaCCCCCACCAGTTCCCCAACAGTGCCAAGAGGGTTTCTGCCGTCACTGGTGCCCCCCCCAAGAGGCCCAAGCTGGAGGAAGATGAGGAGCCGCTGCCCCCTGCGTCGCCAGCTGGTGCCCCCGACAGCCAGAGCAGGAACGGCTTCGCTGGCCCCCCGCAGGGCCCCGG GCCCGGCCGGGTGCGGATGAAGACCCCCTCGGTGAAGAGCGTCCTGGAGCTGGTGGCACTGAAGGAGCAGGCGGAGCTGAGCGATGGGGGCAGCACAGG GTCACCCTCGGATCCCTCTCTGGCCCCGGAGTGCAGCCCCCGCATGCcggatcccagcctggagcctctgccGGAGCCCACGTGGCATCGCTACACAG GGGAGCTGTCGAGCTCTGATGAGGACACCCTGTACTGTGAGGATAAGGAGAACGAGGCGCCACCCAAGAGCCAGCCGCACCTATGTTTCGAGATCAGCAGTGAGGATGGGCTCAGCGTGCAGGCGGACAGTATCGATG GTGCCTGGAAGGCTGTGATTGAGAAGGTGCAGGAGGCACGAGCCAATGCCCGCCTCAAGCACCTGTCATTtgctg GCATGAACGGGGTGCGCCTGCTGGGCATGCACCATGATGCCGTCACCTTCCTGGTGGAGCAGCTGCACGGCGCCAAGTCCTGCCACAAGTACAAGTTCCGCTACCACCAgcacgaggaggaggaggaaccgCTGCCCCTGAACCCCAATGGCTGCGCCCGTGCTGAGGTCTACGTCAG gaAATGCACCTTTGACATGTTCAACTTCCTGGCGTCGCAGCATCGCACACTGCCTGAGGGCGGCACCTATGACGAGGAGGAGGATGAGGTGCAGCTGAAATCCACCAG ACGAGCCACCAGCCTGGAGCTGCCCATGGCCATGCGCTTCCGGCACCTCAAGAGAACTTCCAAGGAGGCTGTGGGTGTGTACAG gtcgGCCATCCACGGACGCGGGCTGTTCTGCAAACGCACCATCGATGCGGGTGAGATGGTCATCGAGTACTCGGGCATCGTCATCCGCTCAGTGCTGACTGACAAGCGCGAGAAGTACTACGATGGCAAG ggAATCGGCTGCTACATGTTCCGCATTGACGACTTTGACGTGGTGGACGCCACAATGCACGGCAACGCTGCCCGCTTCATCAACCACTCGTGCGAGCCCAACTGTTACTCGCGCGTCATCCACGTGGAGGGGCAGAAGCACATCGTGATCTTCGCCCTGCGGCGCATCTTCCGTGGCGAGGAGCTCACCTACGACTACAAGTTCCCCATCGAGGACGCTGGCTCCAAGCTGCCCTGCAACTGCGGGGCCAAGCGCTGCCGCCGGTTCCTCAACTAG